One window of the Hippocampus zosterae strain Florida chromosome 8, ASM2543408v3, whole genome shotgun sequence genome contains the following:
- the LOC127605461 gene encoding leucine-rich repeat-containing protein 24-like isoform X1 — protein sequence MSPPPPFPPAVRLLFLLLLLILLVLPHAAAVGVSAPCPASCRCYSLTVECGSTGLLALPERVPASTQTLFLQDNAIGQIRRQDLRPLAQLHYLYLQNNSISAVEPGSFQTQAQLLELALDGNRIHSVTADTFRGLRHLRILYLAANDIARLPDFTFRGLQRLQELHLQRNGVETVGEQAMAGLSSLALLDLSGNRLHTLAAAALRPLVSLQVLRVTENPWRCDCALHWLRTWMDEEGRRLLSSSERRRLRCREPPRLSRLGLAEVAPNSLVCIPPLVQLEPRRAAVRLGDSLRVSCHASGYPRPQVTWRKASWGEASPAPRGLVQDLGGGARLPKSDQGASHFDPDTGSGMLFLSNVTAAHAGLYECEAWNAGGAVRLTFQLAINSSSSSGRARAPSPDSPARPRPRGGEVSREPLYALGSVAFGALGAATQTAVAAGISLLALTALLLLALIYSRRLRGDKDALAAHKEESSILYVNDYSDGPTTFAQLEEFRDERGHEMFVLNRAKPVSAPAPPATTPAAHRRTPSDAGGRSGSSAADPPASHGPALPPGEADGDVGTARRTAGEGGEADATSEGEGAFVNRAGLFVDSRMGYEIHC from the exons atgtcgccgccgccgccgttcccCCCCGCCGTccggctcctcttcctcctcctcctcctcatcttgcTGGTCCTTCCGCACGCCGCCGCCGTGGGCGTGAGCGCCCCCTGCCCCGCGAGCTGCCGATGTTACAGCCTGACGGTGGAGTGCGGATCCACCGGCCTCCTCGCCTTACCCGAGCGAGTGCCCGCATCCACGCAG ACGCTGTTCCTGCAGGACAACGCGATCGGTCAGATCCGCCGGCAGGACCTGCGCCCGCTGGCGCAACTGCACTACCTCTACCTGCAG AACAACAGCATCTCGGCAGTGGAGCCGGGCTCGTTCCAGACGCAGGCGCAGCTCTTGGAGCTGGCGCTGGACGGGAACAGGATCCACTCGGTGACGGCCGACACCTTTCGGGGACTGCGCCACCTGCGCATTCTCTACCTGGCCGCCAACGACATCGCACGTCTGCCGGACTTCACCTTCCGCGGCCTGCAG CGGCTGCAGGAGCTGCACCTGCAGCGCAACGGCGTGGAGACGGTGGGCGAGCAGGCCATGGCCGGCCTGAGCTCGCTGGCGCTGCTGGACCTGAGCGGGAACCGCCTGCACACCTTGGCGGCCGCCGCGCTGCGCCCGCTGGTCAGCCTGCAGGTGCTGCGCGTCACCG AAAACCCGTGGCGCTGCGACTGCGCCCTGCACTGGCTGAGGACTtggatggacgaggagggcCGGCGGCTGCTCAGCTCGTCCGAGCGCCGGCGCCTGCGCTGCCGCGAGCCGCCGCGGCTCTCGCGGCTCGGCCTGGCGGAGGTGGCGCCCAACAGCCTGGTGTGCATCCCGCCCCTGGTGCAACTGGAGCCCCGACGCGCGGCCGTGCGCCTGGGCGACAGTCTGCGCGTCTCCTGCCACGCCTCGGGATACCCGCGCCCGCAG GTGACCTGGAGGAAGGCGTCTTGGGGCGAGGCCTCGCCGGCACCCCGAGGGCTGGTGCAGGACCTGGGAGGCGGCGCCCGCTTGCCAAAGAGCGACCAGGGCGCCTCGCACTTTGACCCCGACACGGGCAGCGGGATGCTCTTCCTCAGCAACGTGACGGCGGCGCACGCCGGCCTCTACGAGTGCGAAGCCTGGAACGCGGGCGGCGCCGTGCGGCTCACCTTCCAGCTGGCCATCaactcctcgtcctcgtccggCCGGGCGCGGGCGCCGTCCCCCGACTCGCCGGCGCGGCCGCGCCCGAGGGGCGGCGAGGTGAGCCGCGAGCCGCTGTACGCGCTGGGCAGCGTGGCCTTCGGCGCGCTGGGCGCCGCCACGCAGACGGCCGTGGCCGCCGGGATCTCGCTGCTGGCGCTCACCgccctgctgctgctcgccttgaTCTACAGCCGACGTCTGCGAGGCGACAAAGACGCGCTCGCCGCGCACAAG GAGGAGAGCAGCATCCTGTACGTGAACGACTACTCGGACGGGCCCACGACCTTCGCCCAGCTGGAGGAGTTCCGAGACGAGCGCGGCCACGAGATGTTCGTCCTGAACCGCGCCAAACCCGTGTCGGCGCCGGCCCCGCCCGCCACCACCCCGGCGGCCCACCGCCGCACCCCGTCCGACGCCGGGGGCCGCTCGGGGTCTTCGGCGGCCGACCCGCCCGCGTCCCACGGCCCCGCGCTCCCCCCCGGCGAAGCCGACGGCGACGTTGGCACCGCGAGAAGAACGGCGGGCGAGGGCGGCGAGGCGGACGCGACGTCCGAGGGCGAGGGGGCATTCGTCAACCGCGCCGGCTTGTTCGTGGATTCTCGGATGGGCTACGAGATCCACTGCTGA
- the LOC127605461 gene encoding leucine-rich repeat-containing protein 24-like isoform X2, giving the protein MSPPPPFPPAVRLLFLLLLLILLVLPHAAAVGVSAPCPASCRCYSLTVECGSTGLLALPERVPASTQTLFLQDNAIGQIRRQDLRPLAQLHYLYLQNNSISAVEPGSFQTQAQLLELALDGNRIHSVTADTFRGLRHLRILYLAANDIARLPDFTFRGLQRLQELHLQRNGVETVGEQAMAGLSSLALLDLSGNRLHTLAAAALRPLVSLQVLRVTENPWRCDCALHWLRTWMDEEGRRLLSSSERRRLRCREPPRLSRLGLAEVAPNSLVCIPPLVQLEPRRAAVRLGDSLRVSCHASGYPRPQVTWRKASWGEASPAPRGLVQDLGGGARLPKSDQGASHFDPDTGSGMLFLSNVTAAHAGLYECEAWNAGGAVRLTFQLAINSSSSSGRARAPSPDSPARPRPRGGEVSREPLYALGSVAFGALGAATQTAVAAGISLLALTALLLLALIYSRRLRGDKDALAAHKESSILYVNDYSDGPTTFAQLEEFRDERGHEMFVLNRAKPVSAPAPPATTPAAHRRTPSDAGGRSGSSAADPPASHGPALPPGEADGDVGTARRTAGEGGEADATSEGEGAFVNRAGLFVDSRMGYEIHC; this is encoded by the exons atgtcgccgccgccgccgttcccCCCCGCCGTccggctcctcttcctcctcctcctcctcatcttgcTGGTCCTTCCGCACGCCGCCGCCGTGGGCGTGAGCGCCCCCTGCCCCGCGAGCTGCCGATGTTACAGCCTGACGGTGGAGTGCGGATCCACCGGCCTCCTCGCCTTACCCGAGCGAGTGCCCGCATCCACGCAG ACGCTGTTCCTGCAGGACAACGCGATCGGTCAGATCCGCCGGCAGGACCTGCGCCCGCTGGCGCAACTGCACTACCTCTACCTGCAG AACAACAGCATCTCGGCAGTGGAGCCGGGCTCGTTCCAGACGCAGGCGCAGCTCTTGGAGCTGGCGCTGGACGGGAACAGGATCCACTCGGTGACGGCCGACACCTTTCGGGGACTGCGCCACCTGCGCATTCTCTACCTGGCCGCCAACGACATCGCACGTCTGCCGGACTTCACCTTCCGCGGCCTGCAG CGGCTGCAGGAGCTGCACCTGCAGCGCAACGGCGTGGAGACGGTGGGCGAGCAGGCCATGGCCGGCCTGAGCTCGCTGGCGCTGCTGGACCTGAGCGGGAACCGCCTGCACACCTTGGCGGCCGCCGCGCTGCGCCCGCTGGTCAGCCTGCAGGTGCTGCGCGTCACCG AAAACCCGTGGCGCTGCGACTGCGCCCTGCACTGGCTGAGGACTtggatggacgaggagggcCGGCGGCTGCTCAGCTCGTCCGAGCGCCGGCGCCTGCGCTGCCGCGAGCCGCCGCGGCTCTCGCGGCTCGGCCTGGCGGAGGTGGCGCCCAACAGCCTGGTGTGCATCCCGCCCCTGGTGCAACTGGAGCCCCGACGCGCGGCCGTGCGCCTGGGCGACAGTCTGCGCGTCTCCTGCCACGCCTCGGGATACCCGCGCCCGCAG GTGACCTGGAGGAAGGCGTCTTGGGGCGAGGCCTCGCCGGCACCCCGAGGGCTGGTGCAGGACCTGGGAGGCGGCGCCCGCTTGCCAAAGAGCGACCAGGGCGCCTCGCACTTTGACCCCGACACGGGCAGCGGGATGCTCTTCCTCAGCAACGTGACGGCGGCGCACGCCGGCCTCTACGAGTGCGAAGCCTGGAACGCGGGCGGCGCCGTGCGGCTCACCTTCCAGCTGGCCATCaactcctcgtcctcgtccggCCGGGCGCGGGCGCCGTCCCCCGACTCGCCGGCGCGGCCGCGCCCGAGGGGCGGCGAGGTGAGCCGCGAGCCGCTGTACGCGCTGGGCAGCGTGGCCTTCGGCGCGCTGGGCGCCGCCACGCAGACGGCCGTGGCCGCCGGGATCTCGCTGCTGGCGCTCACCgccctgctgctgctcgccttgaTCTACAGCCGACGTCTGCGAGGCGACAAAGACGCGCTCGCCGCGCACAAG GAGAGCAGCATCCTGTACGTGAACGACTACTCGGACGGGCCCACGACCTTCGCCCAGCTGGAGGAGTTCCGAGACGAGCGCGGCCACGAGATGTTCGTCCTGAACCGCGCCAAACCCGTGTCGGCGCCGGCCCCGCCCGCCACCACCCCGGCGGCCCACCGCCGCACCCCGTCCGACGCCGGGGGCCGCTCGGGGTCTTCGGCGGCCGACCCGCCCGCGTCCCACGGCCCCGCGCTCCCCCCCGGCGAAGCCGACGGCGACGTTGGCACCGCGAGAAGAACGGCGGGCGAGGGCGGCGAGGCGGACGCGACGTCCGAGGGCGAGGGGGCATTCGTCAACCGCGCCGGCTTGTTCGTGGATTCTCGGATGGGCTACGAGATCCACTGCTGA
- the LOC127605461 gene encoding leucine-rich repeat-containing protein 24-like isoform X3 encodes MPFMGPPSVTFPMRHHCTRTNRVSNVVDALPSQTLFLQDNAIGQIRRQDLRPLAQLHYLYLQNNSISAVEPGSFQTQAQLLELALDGNRIHSVTADTFRGLRHLRILYLAANDIARLPDFTFRGLQRLQELHLQRNGVETVGEQAMAGLSSLALLDLSGNRLHTLAAAALRPLVSLQVLRVTENPWRCDCALHWLRTWMDEEGRRLLSSSERRRLRCREPPRLSRLGLAEVAPNSLVCIPPLVQLEPRRAAVRLGDSLRVSCHASGYPRPQVTWRKASWGEASPAPRGLVQDLGGGARLPKSDQGASHFDPDTGSGMLFLSNVTAAHAGLYECEAWNAGGAVRLTFQLAINSSSSSGRARAPSPDSPARPRPRGGEVSREPLYALGSVAFGALGAATQTAVAAGISLLALTALLLLALIYSRRLRGDKDALAAHKEESSILYVNDYSDGPTTFAQLEEFRDERGHEMFVLNRAKPVSAPAPPATTPAAHRRTPSDAGGRSGSSAADPPASHGPALPPGEADGDVGTARRTAGEGGEADATSEGEGAFVNRAGLFVDSRMGYEIHC; translated from the exons ATGCCGTTCATGGGCCCGCCGTCTGTGACATTTCCAATGAGGCATCACTGTACTCGCACTAACCGAGTGTCCAACGTTGTTGACGCGCTGCCCTCGCAGACGCTGTTCCTGCAGGACAACGCGATCGGTCAGATCCGCCGGCAGGACCTGCGCCCGCTGGCGCAACTGCACTACCTCTACCTGCAG AACAACAGCATCTCGGCAGTGGAGCCGGGCTCGTTCCAGACGCAGGCGCAGCTCTTGGAGCTGGCGCTGGACGGGAACAGGATCCACTCGGTGACGGCCGACACCTTTCGGGGACTGCGCCACCTGCGCATTCTCTACCTGGCCGCCAACGACATCGCACGTCTGCCGGACTTCACCTTCCGCGGCCTGCAG CGGCTGCAGGAGCTGCACCTGCAGCGCAACGGCGTGGAGACGGTGGGCGAGCAGGCCATGGCCGGCCTGAGCTCGCTGGCGCTGCTGGACCTGAGCGGGAACCGCCTGCACACCTTGGCGGCCGCCGCGCTGCGCCCGCTGGTCAGCCTGCAGGTGCTGCGCGTCACCG AAAACCCGTGGCGCTGCGACTGCGCCCTGCACTGGCTGAGGACTtggatggacgaggagggcCGGCGGCTGCTCAGCTCGTCCGAGCGCCGGCGCCTGCGCTGCCGCGAGCCGCCGCGGCTCTCGCGGCTCGGCCTGGCGGAGGTGGCGCCCAACAGCCTGGTGTGCATCCCGCCCCTGGTGCAACTGGAGCCCCGACGCGCGGCCGTGCGCCTGGGCGACAGTCTGCGCGTCTCCTGCCACGCCTCGGGATACCCGCGCCCGCAG GTGACCTGGAGGAAGGCGTCTTGGGGCGAGGCCTCGCCGGCACCCCGAGGGCTGGTGCAGGACCTGGGAGGCGGCGCCCGCTTGCCAAAGAGCGACCAGGGCGCCTCGCACTTTGACCCCGACACGGGCAGCGGGATGCTCTTCCTCAGCAACGTGACGGCGGCGCACGCCGGCCTCTACGAGTGCGAAGCCTGGAACGCGGGCGGCGCCGTGCGGCTCACCTTCCAGCTGGCCATCaactcctcgtcctcgtccggCCGGGCGCGGGCGCCGTCCCCCGACTCGCCGGCGCGGCCGCGCCCGAGGGGCGGCGAGGTGAGCCGCGAGCCGCTGTACGCGCTGGGCAGCGTGGCCTTCGGCGCGCTGGGCGCCGCCACGCAGACGGCCGTGGCCGCCGGGATCTCGCTGCTGGCGCTCACCgccctgctgctgctcgccttgaTCTACAGCCGACGTCTGCGAGGCGACAAAGACGCGCTCGCCGCGCACAAG GAGGAGAGCAGCATCCTGTACGTGAACGACTACTCGGACGGGCCCACGACCTTCGCCCAGCTGGAGGAGTTCCGAGACGAGCGCGGCCACGAGATGTTCGTCCTGAACCGCGCCAAACCCGTGTCGGCGCCGGCCCCGCCCGCCACCACCCCGGCGGCCCACCGCCGCACCCCGTCCGACGCCGGGGGCCGCTCGGGGTCTTCGGCGGCCGACCCGCCCGCGTCCCACGGCCCCGCGCTCCCCCCCGGCGAAGCCGACGGCGACGTTGGCACCGCGAGAAGAACGGCGGGCGAGGGCGGCGAGGCGGACGCGACGTCCGAGGGCGAGGGGGCATTCGTCAACCGCGCCGGCTTGTTCGTGGATTCTCGGATGGGCTACGAGATCCACTGCTGA
- the LOC127605462 gene encoding spindle assembly abnormal protein 6 homolog gives MEAIFSEVLKVVIKCRHCDERKEHIRVTIELDSSTICKRDLLVRLTNDADPHFLFSLTISEEDFQSLKVQQSLLIEFPSFPEMLTQLLRQCQSEQNCSHPRFQLLLSCDSPSLDGPAQLNVMESSSFKHLNQLSLQLAQASDKRVKDYLAACLASLKADKQALEVKLQTTQDDLTKRLHNAEQVLSQKSAELERLHSEWTLQRSSLSSRHADELRSERERAAELQERLRQEKEQVRRDLESAHQRDSQQMQSRLAQLETSCGELADKNFKNEAALRDLKSKLAGAEEECRRSEQRVGSLRRDKDSADGELRAKERLAEQLRARVAALEQEVQDKEWKMSRAQEALTAAQQQQGSLRKSVDGKEAQLRQFEAQVEVLAADVKKANEIIRKFQCELQVQQDKNKDKSAVLVMQEKIVRDTSAKLERAQREAQDARRQLDDRDRQITSLKEQLESSVNKLSDAKETLQKNERVIDWLNKLLNEKQLHEKFPETSANAPVSVAPRAQFSPHATASRPNDFAGGLDARYFKRDDGIPAYGLAGALIPRESPPPRNKAPVASAYFPS, from the exons ATGGAAGCGATTTTCAGCGAAGTCCTCAAAGTCGTCATTAAATGTCGACACTGCGATGAAAG AAAAGAACACATCCGCGTCACGATTGAGCTTGATTCGAGCACCATCTGCAAACGA GATCTCCTGGTGAGACTAACCAATGACGCGGATCCACATTTTCTCTTTAGCCTCACAATATCTGAGGAAGACTTCCAAAG TTTGAAAGTCCAGCAGTCGCTCCTGATTGAATTCCCGTCGTTCCCCGAGATGCTGACGCAGCTTCTTCGTCAATGTCAATCGGAGCAGAATTGCAGCCATCCCAG GTTCCAGCTGCTGCTGTCGTGCGACTCGCCGTCACTGGATGGCCCGGCCCAGCTCAACGTGATGGAGAGCAGCTCCTTCAAGCACCTCAACcagctctccctgcagctggcgCAGGCCTCGGACAAGCGCGTCAAAGACTACCTGGCCGCCTGTCTGGCCTCTCTCAAG GCCGACAAACAAGCGCTGGAGGTCAAACTGCAGACGACCCAAGATGATCTGACCAAGCGGCTCCACAACGCCGAGCAG GTGCTGTCGCAAAAGAGCGCCGAGTTGGAGCGTCTGCATTCCGAATGGACTCTTCAGAGGAGCTCCCTTTCCAGCCGGCACGCCGACGAGTTGCGGTCTGAGCGGGAGAGGGCGGCCGAG TTGCAGGAGCGCCTGCGACAGGAGAAGGAGCAAGTCCGCCGAGATCTGGAAAGCGCTCACCAGCGAGACAGCCAGCAGATGCAGAGCCGCCTGGCGCAACTGGAGACCTCCTGCGGGGAGCTCGCCgacaaaaatttcaaaaacgAGGCCGCCCTCCGGGACCTCAAGTCCAAGCTGGCGGGCGCCGAGGAG GAGTGCCGGCGCTCGGAGCAGCGGGTGGGCTCGCTGCGGCGCGACAAGGACTCGGCGGACGGCGAGCTGCGCGCCAAGGAGCGGCTGGCCGAGCAGCTGCGGGCGCGCGTGGCTGCCCTGGAGCAGGAAGTCCAAGACAAGGAGTGGAAGATGAGTCGAGCGCAGGAAGCGCTGACGGcggcgcagcagcagcag GGATCCCTCAGGAAGAGCGTCGACGGCAAAGAAGCTCAGCTGCGACAATTTGAAGCCCAGGTGGAGGTTTTGGCAGCAGATGTCAAAAAG GCCAACGAGATCATCAGGAAGTTCCAGTGCGAGCTGCAAGTTCAGCAGGACAAGAACAAAGACAAGAGCGCCGTGCTGGTGATGCAGGAGAAGATTGTGCGCGACACCTCGGCCAAGCTGGAGCGAGCCCAGCGGGAAGCGCAGGACGCTCGCCGGCAGCTCGACGACAGGGACCGGCAG ATCACAAGTCTGAAGGAGCAGCTGGAGTCGAGCGTGAACAAGCTGTCGGACGCCAAGGAGACCTTGCAGAAGAACGAAAGAG TGATCGACTGGCTGAACAAGCTGCTGAACGAGAAGCAGCTGCACGAGAAGTTTCCGGAAACGTCGGCGAACGCCCCCGTGTCGGTGGCACCCCGA GCACAGTTTTCTCCGCACGCCACCGCGAGCAGACCGAACGACTTTGCCGGCGGGCTGGATGCCAGATACTTTAAGCGAGACGACGGCATCCCCGCCTACGGTCTTGCCGGCGCTCTCATTCCCAGAG agtcgccgccgccgcgcaaCAAAGCTCCCGTGGCTTCAGCCTACTTTCCCAGTtga
- the LOC127606386 gene encoding alpha-2-HS-glycoprotein-like, which produces MAARLLAAALWCALALPGLASPQSLPASVTCGEDSVKAAAGMAVRHVNRNHKHGFKFRLHEVQSSEYRQVSGGCHIDIDVKLLQTKCHFSNPKAEAQCELWRQNERGAVAICSVEFWVMWGAAKVTRHECTTRPEPSDEELLLICPSCPKLLPLDDPTGVGAVRDAVLKFNRESERPNYFALLEVAQLTSVNVVTIGTITQLKFALVETTCPREAAATFAACTPRCPDRAHHVYCRTSYYNSHRQVGELECETYPPKNVESLPAGEPEPVCRPLFHQSPEACVCKGRLKSPEPSLHHICPFPLK; this is translated from the exons ATGGCGGCTCGTCTATTGGCTGCTGCGCTGTGGTGCGCTTTGGCCCTTCCCGGCTTGGCGTCGCCTCAGTCTTTGCCCGCTTCGGTCACGTGCGGCGAGGACAGCGTGAAGGCGGCGGCCGGCATGGCCGTCCGGCACGTCAACCGAAATCACAAGCACGGCTTCAAGTTCCGGCTGCACGAGGTGCAGAGCAGCGAATACCGGCAG GTCTCGGGAGGCTGCCATATCGACATCGACGTGAAGCTGCTGCAGACCAAATGTCACTTCAGCAACCCCAAAGCCGAGGCCCAGTGCGAGCTGTGGCGGCAGAATGAGCGG GGCGCGGTGGCCATCTGCAGCGTGGAGTTTTGGGTCATGTGGGGCGCGGCCAAAGTCACCCGCCACGAATGCACCACCCGACCAG AGCCGTCCGACGAGGAGCTGCTGCTGATTTGTCCGTCGTGCCCCAAGCTGTTGCCACTGGACGACCCGACGGGCGTCGGCGCCGTGCGGGACGCGGTGCTCAAGTTCAACCGGGAGAGCGAGCGGCCCAATTACTTCGCCTTGCTGGAAGTGGCTCAGCTCACGAGCGTG AACGTCGTCACCATCGGCACCATCACCCAGCTCAAGTTCGCCCTGGTGGAGACCACGTGTCCCCGGGAGGCCGCGGCCACTTTCGCCGCCTGCACGCCTCGCTGCCCCGACCGAGCT CATCACGTCTACTGCCGAACCTCCTACTACAATTCCCACAGACAAGTGGGAGAACTCGAGTGCGAAACGTACCCGCCCAAG AATGTGGAGTCCCTCCCGGCTGGCGAGCCGGAGCCCGTTTGCAGGCCGCTGTTCCACCAAAGTCCGGAAGCTTGCGTTTGCAAGGGCAGGCTGAAGAGTCCCGAGCCGTCCCTCCACCACATTTGTCCCTTCCCGCTCAAGTGA